In Fusobacterium hwasookii, a single window of DNA contains:
- a CDS encoding DUF262 domain-containing protein, protein MEESFKPSSVSVSQLFGDPKTLYKIPQYQRPYKWINEQVEQLWDDIFEAYESDVDNYFLGSIITVKSSDGSGYIDVVDGQQRLTTLMILFCVLRDNFPDINKDDVENAFRVDIAAIRAAITLNNRGERLRLFTHLNHQSEFSTTILEEGATKEIESFFKYQLKNDQEPIYKFRNTATIFKDKLSALKEKERGKFVNYLFNKVQLIRIDCSNRDFAIKLFQVLNDRGMDLTAADLIKSYLIGELNFQLKNDTDLLKINEKRFMSDWHTMEEIIKNSDINLSELFTMYEYYSLANNPRKSLTEELQELFKNKDPNKVISEIKDFARVYDKKVANSDSKIIYSLRYIRWSMYWKTIVLTAFIEKYKFIDELFFELRRFYYLYWIVGKTLSQV, encoded by the coding sequence ATGGAAGAGTCATTTAAGCCATCAAGTGTTTCAGTAAGTCAATTATTTGGAGATCCAAAAACATTGTATAAGATACCTCAATATCAAAGACCTTATAAATGGATAAATGAACAAGTAGAGCAATTATGGGATGATATTTTTGAAGCTTATGAAAGTGATGTTGACAATTATTTTCTTGGTTCAATTATTACTGTAAAGTCTTCTGATGGAAGTGGTTATATAGATGTTGTTGATGGACAACAAAGATTAACAACTTTAATGATTTTATTTTGTGTTCTTAGAGATAATTTTCCAGATATTAACAAAGATGATGTAGAAAATGCATTTAGGGTGGATATAGCAGCAATTAGAGCAGCGATTACTTTAAATAATAGAGGTGAACGTTTAAGATTATTCACTCACTTAAATCATCAGTCAGAATTTTCAACAACAATCTTAGAAGAGGGGGCAACTAAAGAGATAGAAAGCTTTTTTAAATATCAATTAAAAAATGACCAAGAGCCCATATATAAGTTTAGAAATACAGCAACAATTTTTAAGGATAAATTATCAGCTCTAAAAGAAAAAGAAAGGGGAAAATTTGTAAATTATCTATTTAATAAAGTTCAGTTAATTAGGATAGACTGTTCCAATCGTGATTTTGCTATAAAGTTATTTCAAGTGTTGAATGATAGGGGGATGGATTTAACTGCAGCAGATTTAATAAAAAGTTATCTTATTGGAGAATTAAATTTTCAACTAAAAAATGATACAGATCTACTAAAAATAAATGAAAAAAGATTTATGTCAGATTGGCATACTATGGAAGAAATCATAAAAAACTCAGATATAAATTTGAGCGAATTATTTACAATGTATGAATATTACTCATTAGCAAATAATCCTAGGAAATCTTTGACAGAAGAATTACAGGAATTATTTAAAAATAAAGATCCAAATAAAGTAATATCAGAAATAAAAGATTTTGCTAGAGTTTATGATAAAAAAGTAGCTAATTCAGATTCAAAAATTATATACTCTTTGAGATATATTCGTTGGAGTATGTATTGGAAGACTATTGTATTAACAGCCTTTATTGAAAAATATAAATTTATAGATGAATTGTTCTTTGAACTAAGAAGATTTTATTATTTATATTGGATTGTAGGAAAAACTTTATCTCAAGTATAA
- a CDS encoding HNH endonuclease family protein, which translates to MDEEVWIKPLLIMIEYEMTDTSVPNFIKLDKDLQLEHILPKKYTQYSEWNYINDKVAGTWLRSVGNFTLLNGKKNVEAGNSPFSKKMEVYSYGKTGNTTAFRISQHILDDYNNNKFNKEWNEDALKDRWQWFFTKLEKILEVNFKDLKKEGKPS; encoded by the coding sequence GTGGATGAAGAAGTATGGATAAAACCACTTTTAATAATGATAGAATATGAAATGACAGATACTTCAGTTCCAAACTTTATAAAATTAGATAAAGATCTACAACTGGAGCATATATTACCTAAAAAATACACACAATATTCTGAATGGAATTATATTAATGATAAAGTTGCAGGAACTTGGTTACGTAGTGTAGGTAATTTTACTTTATTAAATGGTAAAAAAAATGTAGAAGCAGGAAATAGTCCTTTTTCAAAGAAAATGGAAGTATACTCTTATGGAAAAACAGGAAATACAACAGCATTTAGGATATCACAACATATATTGGATGATTATAACAATAATAAATTCAATAAAGAGTGGAATGAAGATGCTTTAAAAGATAGATGGCAATGGTTTTTTACAAAATTAGAAAAAATATTGGAAGTTAACTTTAAAGATTTAAAAAAAGAAGGAAAACCTAGCTAA
- a CDS encoding NfeD family protein codes for MGYLFWLILTIIFTVIEFIIPALVTVWFAFAAVITIFVSLVFNNLKVEITFFAAISVLAIIFLRPLAKKLLSKNKDNFDAEAIDTSIVIKKVVDVSKEEKIYDVSYKGSIWTALSTEIFEIGDIPIISGFKGNKIIIKK; via the coding sequence TTGGGCTATTTATTTTGGTTAATACTAACAATTATTTTTACTGTTATTGAGTTTATTATTCCAGCACTTGTCACAGTTTGGTTTGCTTTTGCTGCTGTTATAACAATATTTGTTTCTTTGGTATTTAATAATTTAAAAGTAGAGATAACCTTTTTTGCAGCTATTTCTGTTTTAGCAATTATATTCTTAAGACCTCTTGCTAAAAAACTTCTTTCAAAGAATAAAGATAATTTTGATGCTGAGGCAATAGATACAAGTATTGTGATTAAAAAAGTTGTTGATGTAAGTAAAGAAGAAAAAATTTATGATGTCAGTTACAAAGGTTCTATTTGGACTGCATTAAGTACTGAAATTTTTGAAATAGGAGATATTCCTATAATTTCTGGTTTTAAAGGAAATAAAATTATTATAAAAAAATAA
- the nagE gene encoding N-acetylglucosamine-specific PTS transporter subunit IIBC gives MFAYLQKIGKALMVPVAVLPAAAIMLGVGYWIDPTGWGANSQLAAFLIKAGAAIIDNMPILFAIGVAYGLSKDKDGAAALAGLVAFEIVTTLLSTGAVSQIMGIPQEEVHAAFGKINNQFIGILCGVISGELYNRFHKIELPKFLAFFSGKRFVPIITSVVMIVVSFILTYIWPIIYGALVTFGTGIAKLGPVGAGIYGFFNRLLIPVGLHHAVNSVFWFNVAGINDIGRFWGSPDVAYAGLPEILQGTYHVGMYQAGFFPIMMFGLLGACVAFVQTSKPENRTKILSIMVAAGFTSFLTGVTEPIEFAFMFVAPVLYLLHAILTGVSLFLAASFNWMAGFSFSGGFIDFFLSLRNPNANNPFMLIVLGLIFFVIYYFVFLFVIKAFNLKTPGREESEEEKAETLKVKTTNSELAETLVGLLGGADNIVEVDNCTTRLRLKVKDSENVKETEIKKLVPGVLKPTKESVQVIVGPHVEFVATELKRILGK, from the coding sequence ATGTTTGCTTATTTACAAAAAATTGGTAAGGCACTTATGGTACCAGTTGCAGTTTTACCAGCAGCTGCCATAATGCTAGGTGTAGGTTATTGGATTGATCCAACTGGATGGGGGGCTAACAGTCAATTGGCTGCTTTCTTAATAAAAGCAGGGGCAGCTATCATAGACAATATGCCAATATTATTTGCTATTGGTGTTGCATATGGATTATCTAAAGATAAGGATGGGGCAGCAGCTCTTGCAGGGCTTGTAGCATTTGAAATAGTTACAACTTTATTATCAACAGGTGCAGTATCTCAAATAATGGGTATTCCACAAGAAGAAGTTCATGCTGCATTTGGAAAGATTAATAACCAATTTATAGGAATACTTTGTGGAGTTATATCAGGAGAATTGTATAATAGATTCCATAAAATTGAACTTCCTAAGTTTTTGGCGTTTTTTAGTGGAAAAAGATTTGTTCCAATTATAACTTCAGTTGTAATGATAGTGGTTTCATTTATTTTAACATATATATGGCCAATAATTTATGGAGCATTAGTAACTTTTGGAACTGGTATAGCAAAATTAGGACCAGTTGGAGCAGGAATTTATGGTTTCTTTAATAGATTATTGATACCAGTTGGATTACACCATGCAGTCAACTCTGTATTCTGGTTCAATGTTGCAGGAATAAATGATATAGGAAGATTCTGGGGAAGCCCTGATGTTGCTTATGCAGGTCTACCAGAAATTTTACAAGGAACATATCATGTTGGAATGTACCAAGCAGGTTTCTTCCCAATAATGATGTTTGGACTTTTAGGAGCTTGTGTTGCCTTTGTTCAAACTTCAAAACCAGAAAATAGAACTAAGATATTATCAATAATGGTTGCAGCTGGATTTACAAGTTTCTTAACAGGAGTAACAGAACCAATAGAATTTGCATTTATGTTTGTTGCACCAGTTCTTTATTTACTACATGCAATACTTACTGGAGTTTCATTATTCTTAGCAGCATCATTTAATTGGATGGCAGGATTTAGTTTTTCAGGAGGATTTATAGATTTCTTCCTATCATTAAGAAATCCAAATGCAAATAATCCATTTATGTTAATAGTTCTAGGTTTAATATTCTTCGTAATTTATTACTTTGTATTCCTATTTGTTATTAAAGCATTTAACTTAAAAACACCAGGAAGAGAAGAAAGTGAGGAAGAAAAAGCAGAAACTTTAAAAGTTAAGACTACGAATTCAGAATTAGCAGAAACATTAGTAGGTCTATTAGGTGGAGCAGATAATATAGTTGAAGTAGATAACTGTACTACAAGATTAAGACTAAAAGTTAAAGATAGTGAAAATGTCAAAGAAACTGAAATTAAAAAATTAGTTCCAGGAGTATTAAAACCTACAAAAGAATCAGTACAAGTTATAGTAGGACCACATGTTGAGTTTGTTGCAACTGAATTAAAAAGAATATTAGGAAAATAA
- the fusA gene encoding elongation factor G, with protein MKVFTTENIRNISLLGHRGSGKTTLVESILYVKDYIKRKGDVENGTTVSDFDKEEIRRIFSINTSLIPVEHNDVKLNFLDTPGYFDFVGEVVSSLRVSASAVLVLDATAGVEVGTEKAWKLLEERKLPRIIFVNKMDKGYVNYPKLLNELKEKFGKKIAPFCIPIGEKDEFKGFVNVVDMVGRVFDGKECVDTPIPSDIDVSEVRNLLFEAIAETDEALMDKYFAGEEFTKEEIVKGLHKGVVNGDIVPVMVGSAQQNIGIHTLLNYLELYMPCPTELFSGQRVGEDPTTQEEKIVKISSENPFSAIVFKTLVDPFIGKISFFKVNSGTIKKETEVFNPKKNKKERIAQILTMQGNKQIELDELYAGDIGATTKLQFTQTGDTLCDKNFPVVFNKIRFPKPNIFSGVLPADKNDDEKLSTAIQRVMEEDPTFVMTRNYETKQLLIGGQGEKHLYIILCKIKNKFGVHAELEDVVVSYRETILGKAEVQGKHKKQSGGAGQFGDVFIRFEHSDEEFEFVDEIKGGVVPKNYIPAVEKGLMEAKEKGVLAGYPTINFKATLYDGSYHPVDSNDLSFKLAAILAFKAGMEKAKPVLLEPVVRMKITIPEEYMGDVMGDLNKRRGRVLGMDHTETGEQLLLAEVPEAEILKYSIDLRALTQGRGEFEYEFIRYEEVPENISKRIIEERNKDK; from the coding sequence ATGAAAGTTTTTACCACAGAAAATATTAGAAATATCTCTCTATTAGGACATAGAGGTTCTGGGAAGACTACACTTGTAGAGTCTATCCTTTATGTCAAGGACTATATTAAGAGAAAAGGAGATGTAGAAAATGGAACTACTGTTTCTGACTTTGATAAAGAAGAAATTCGTAGAATTTTCTCAATAAATACATCTTTGATTCCAGTTGAGCATAATGATGTAAAACTTAATTTCCTTGATACACCAGGATATTTTGATTTTGTTGGAGAAGTAGTATCATCACTAAGAGTATCTGCTTCTGCTGTACTTGTTTTAGATGCAACTGCTGGAGTAGAAGTTGGAACTGAAAAAGCTTGGAAACTACTTGAAGAAAGAAAATTGCCTAGAATTATTTTTGTAAATAAAATGGATAAAGGTTATGTAAATTATCCTAAACTTTTAAATGAATTAAAGGAAAAATTTGGTAAGAAAATTGCTCCTTTCTGTATTCCTATTGGAGAAAAAGATGAATTTAAAGGTTTTGTTAATGTTGTAGATATGGTGGGAAGAGTATTTGATGGTAAAGAATGTGTAGATACTCCTATTCCATCAGATATAGATGTTAGTGAAGTTAGAAATCTATTATTTGAAGCCATAGCTGAAACTGATGAAGCCTTAATGGATAAATATTTTGCTGGAGAAGAATTTACTAAAGAAGAAATAGTAAAAGGACTACATAAAGGTGTAGTTAATGGAGATATAGTTCCAGTTATGGTTGGTTCTGCACAACAAAATATAGGGATACATACTTTATTAAATTATTTAGAATTATATATGCCTTGCCCAACTGAATTATTTAGTGGTCAAAGAGTAGGAGAAGACCCTACAACTCAAGAAGAAAAAATTGTAAAAATTTCTTCTGAAAATCCATTCTCTGCAATAGTTTTTAAAACTTTGGTTGACCCATTTATTGGAAAAATTAGTTTCTTTAAAGTAAATTCAGGAACTATTAAGAAGGAAACAGAAGTATTCAACCCTAAGAAAAATAAAAAAGAAAGAATTGCTCAAATTTTAACAATGCAAGGAAATAAACAAATAGAACTTGATGAATTGTATGCAGGAGATATAGGAGCAACAACTAAATTACAATTTACTCAAACTGGAGATACTTTATGTGATAAAAACTTCCCTGTTGTATTTAATAAAATAAGATTCCCTAAACCAAATATTTTTTCAGGGGTATTACCAGCTGATAAAAATGATGATGAAAAATTAAGTACAGCAATCCAAAGAGTTATGGAAGAAGATCCAACATTTGTTATGACTAGAAACTATGAAACAAAACAATTATTAATAGGTGGACAAGGAGAAAAACATCTATATATAATTTTATGTAAGATAAAAAATAAATTTGGAGTTCATGCTGAGTTAGAAGATGTTGTAGTTTCTTACCGTGAAACTATACTTGGAAAAGCAGAAGTCCAAGGAAAACATAAAAAACAATCTGGTGGAGCAGGACAATTTGGAGATGTATTTATAAGATTTGAACATTCTGATGAAGAGTTTGAATTTGTAGATGAAATTAAAGGTGGAGTTGTTCCTAAAAACTATATTCCAGCAGTAGAAAAAGGACTTATGGAAGCAAAAGAAAAAGGAGTTTTAGCAGGATATCCTACTATAAACTTTAAAGCAACTCTATATGATGGAAGTTATCACCCAGTTGACTCTAATGATTTATCATTTAAGTTAGCGGCTATTCTTGCTTTCAAAGCTGGTATGGAAAAGGCTAAACCTGTTCTTTTAGAGCCAGTTGTAAGAATGAAAATTACAATTCCTGAAGAATATATGGGAGATGTAATGGGAGATTTAAACAAGAGAAGAGGTAGAGTTTTAGGTATGGATCATACTGAAACTGGTGAACAACTTTTACTTGCAGAAGTTCCAGAAGCAGAAATATTAAAATACTCTATTGATTTAAGAGCTTTAACACAAGGTAGAGGGGAATTTGAGTATGAATTTATAAGATATGAAGAAGTTCCTGAAAATATCTCTAAGAGAATTATAGAAGAAAGAAATAAAGATAAATAA
- a CDS encoding ABC transporter ATP-binding protein, with amino-acid sequence MVRDLSKDNELILEARNLTKQFKVSKSSTLTACDNINLSMYKGKTLGIVGESGCGKSTFLRMLMNLEKISSGEIFYKGKDISKFSKDEIWESRQHIQMVYQDPGASFNPRMKVVDILTEPLINYDRLKKEDKEKKAIELLEMVDLPADFIHKYPQNMSGGQKQRIGIARALSLEPEILVCDEATSALDVSIQKNIIELLVKLQKERDLCIVFICHDIALIQSFAHEIAVMYLGNVLEILPGEKLKDNAYHPYTKALLSSLFSINMNFSEKIANIEGDVPSPIDLPSGCVFQGRCKFVKDKCKREKPSLESIDVKHEVACYFTKEINNL; translated from the coding sequence ATGGTGAGAGATTTGTCTAAAGATAATGAACTAATATTAGAAGCTAGAAACTTAACAAAACAATTTAAAGTTTCTAAAAGTAGTACTCTGACTGCCTGTGATAATATAAACCTATCTATGTATAAGGGTAAAACTTTAGGAATTGTTGGAGAATCTGGTTGTGGAAAGTCTACTTTTTTAAGAATGCTTATGAATTTAGAAAAAATTTCAAGTGGAGAAATTTTTTATAAGGGTAAAGATATAAGTAAATTTTCTAAAGATGAAATTTGGGAAAGTAGACAGCATATACAAATGGTTTATCAAGACCCTGGAGCTTCTTTTAACCCTAGAATGAAAGTAGTGGATATTTTAACTGAGCCACTTATTAACTATGATAGACTAAAAAAAGAAGATAAAGAAAAAAAGGCTATTGAACTTCTTGAAATGGTTGACCTGCCTGCAGATTTTATTCATAAATATCCTCAAAATATGAGTGGTGGACAAAAGCAAAGAATTGGTATAGCAAGAGCTTTATCATTAGAGCCAGAAATTTTAGTCTGTGATGAGGCTACATCAGCTCTTGATGTTTCTATACAAAAAAATATAATTGAGCTTTTAGTAAAATTACAAAAAGAAAGAGATTTATGTATAGTTTTTATCTGTCATGATATTGCACTGATTCAATCTTTTGCTCATGAAATTGCAGTTATGTACTTAGGTAATGTTTTAGAAATTTTACCTGGAGAGAAATTAAAAGATAATGCTTATCATCCATATACAAAAGCTCTTTTAAGTTCTTTATTTTCTATCAATATGAATTTTTCTGAAAAGATAGCTAATATTGAAGGAGATGTTCCTAGCCCTATTGATTTACCAAGTGGTTGTGTATTTCAAGGGCGTTGTAAATTTGTAAAAGATAAATGTAAGAGAGAAAAACCTAGCTTAGAAAGCATTGATGTAAAACATGAAGTAGCTTGTTATTTTACAAAAGAAATAAATAATTTATAA
- a CDS encoding ABC transporter ATP-binding protein, translating to MLEIKDLTIQYGEKDAVVENFSLTMQKGEIISIVGESGSGKSTVLRSIIGGLLGQGKIISGDIIFNGKSLLNLSNNEWRELRGTVISVISQDCGATLNPIRKIGSQYIEYINAHTNLNKTEAENKALSMLEKVRLPEVKNIMNSYPYELSGGMKQRVGIAMALTFEPELVLADEPTSALDVTTQAQIVKQMMELRDEFNTGIIIVTHNMGVAAYMADKIVVMQNGVVVDSGTREEVINNPKSDYTKKLHKAIPEMDGERFV from the coding sequence ATGTTAGAAATTAAAGATTTAACGATACAATATGGAGAAAAAGACGCTGTTGTTGAAAATTTTTCTCTAACTATGCAAAAAGGAGAAATTATAAGTATTGTTGGAGAATCTGGAAGTGGTAAATCTACTGTTCTTCGTTCAATAATAGGTGGACTATTAGGACAGGGGAAAATTATTTCTGGAGATATAATTTTCAATGGAAAATCACTGTTAAATCTTTCAAATAATGAGTGGAGAGAACTAAGAGGAACAGTTATTTCAGTGATTTCTCAAGATTGTGGTGCAACATTGAACCCTATTAGAAAAATAGGTTCTCAGTATATTGAATATATAAATGCTCATACTAATTTAAATAAAACTGAAGCAGAGAATAAGGCTCTTTCTATGTTAGAAAAAGTTCGTTTACCTGAAGTAAAAAATATTATGAATAGCTACCCTTATGAACTCTCTGGTGGTATGAAACAGAGAGTTGGGATTGCTATGGCTCTTACTTTTGAACCAGAACTTGTATTAGCAGATGAGCCTACATCTGCTCTTGATGTTACAACACAGGCTCAAATTGTAAAACAAATGATGGAATTAAGAGATGAATTTAACACTGGTATAATTATAGTTACTCATAATATGGGAGTTGCTGCATATATGGCAGATAAAATTGTGGTTATGCAAAATGGTGTGGTTGTGGATAGTGGTACAAGAGAAGAAGTTATAAATAATCCTAAGAGTGATTACACAAAAAAATTGCATAAAGCAATTCCTGAAATGGATGGTGAGAGATTTGTCTAA
- a CDS encoding ABC transporter substrate-binding protein, which produces MKFFTKKSFAFLMSILMLFALVACGGEKKEETSATGTTNANGELVVGVTSFADTLEPTEQYFSWAITRYGVGENLVRFDEHGDLQASLAEEWKVSDDKLTWEFKIRDGVKFSNGNPLTADAVKSSLERTFRKSKRADGFFKPTSIVADGQTLKISTEKPVAILPQCLADPLFLIIDTSDNVEEYTTNAPICTGPYVFKEFVPTEYAIVERNENYWGGKAGLAKVTFKCINDQSTRALSLKAGEIGVAYNLKIENKADFEGQDDINIQELKSLRSTYAFMNQHGALGDLALRQALIRALDKKAYCENLLGGAATPGKAPIPPTLDFGFDKLVDENAYNPESSKEILAKAGYKDVDGDGFVEKPDGSKLELNFVIYTSREELKVYAQAAQASLKDVGINVNLKTVSYETLLDMRDSGNFDLLIWNVLAANIGDPENYLYENWDSRSASNQAGYKNEKVDELLDKLNVEFDPEKRKDLAIEIQQLIMNDAATVFFGYETTCLYSNKKVQNLKMFPMDYYWLTKDVIVSE; this is translated from the coding sequence ATGAAATTTTTTACAAAGAAAAGTTTTGCTTTTCTAATGTCAATTTTAATGTTGTTTGCTTTGGTAGCTTGTGGAGGAGAGAAAAAAGAAGAAACTTCTGCAACAGGGACAACAAATGCTAATGGAGAACTTGTTGTAGGAGTTACAAGTTTTGCTGATACTCTTGAACCTACTGAACAATATTTTAGTTGGGCTATAACTCGTTATGGTGTGGGAGAAAACTTAGTTCGTTTCGATGAACATGGAGATTTACAAGCTTCACTTGCTGAAGAATGGAAAGTTAGTGATGATAAGTTAACTTGGGAATTTAAAATTAGAGATGGAGTTAAATTCTCTAATGGAAACCCTTTAACAGCAGATGCAGTAAAATCTTCTCTTGAAAGAACTTTTAGAAAAAGTAAAAGAGCAGATGGTTTCTTTAAACCTACTTCAATAGTTGCAGATGGACAAACTTTAAAAATATCTACTGAAAAACCAGTTGCTATTTTACCTCAATGTTTAGCAGATCCTCTATTCTTAATAATAGATACTTCTGATAATGTTGAAGAATATACAACAAATGCTCCTATCTGTACAGGACCTTATGTATTTAAAGAATTTGTTCCTACTGAATATGCAATAGTTGAAAGAAATGAAAATTACTGGGGTGGAAAAGCTGGGCTTGCAAAGGTTACTTTTAAATGTATCAATGATCAAAGTACTCGTGCTCTATCTTTAAAGGCTGGTGAAATTGGAGTTGCCTACAATTTAAAAATTGAAAATAAGGCTGATTTTGAAGGACAAGATGATATAAATATTCAAGAATTAAAATCACTTAGATCTACTTATGCTTTTATGAATCAACATGGAGCATTAGGAGATTTAGCACTTCGTCAAGCATTAATTAGAGCTTTAGATAAAAAAGCATATTGTGAAAATCTATTAGGTGGAGCAGCTACTCCTGGTAAAGCACCTATTCCTCCTACATTAGATTTTGGATTTGATAAACTTGTTGATGAAAATGCTTATAACCCTGAAAGTTCAAAAGAAATATTGGCAAAAGCAGGATATAAAGATGTAGATGGTGATGGTTTTGTTGAAAAACCAGATGGTTCAAAACTTGAATTAAACTTTGTAATCTACACAAGTAGAGAAGAACTAAAGGTTTATGCTCAAGCTGCTCAAGCTAGCTTAAAAGATGTTGGAATCAATGTTAATTTAAAAACAGTTAGTTACGAAACTCTTTTAGATATGAGAGATTCTGGAAACTTTGATTTATTGATTTGGAATGTACTTGCTGCTAATATAGGAGACCCTGAAAATTATCTATATGAAAACTGGGATAGTAGATCTGCATCTAACCAAGCAGGATATAAAAATGAAAAAGTTGATGAATTATTAGATAAATTAAATGTAGAATTCGATCCAGAAAAGAGAAAAGATTTAGCAATAGAAATTCAACAATTAATAATGAATGATGCTGCAACAGTATTCTTTGGATACGAAACTACTTGCTTATACTCAAATAAAAAAGTACAAAATTTAAAAATGTTCCCAATGGATTACTATTGGTTAACAAAAGACGTTATAGTTAGTGAATAG
- the nikC gene encoding nickel transporter permease translates to MKVAKFTKGHKQLLFFLVMATIIVLIAIFAKQIAPKDPLQAVMDKPLHSPDKVNLLGTDILGRDILSRIIYGTRYSLFMTLALVGTVFTLGTTLGLLAGYFGGIVDTLIMRLADMMVSFPGIILAIAIAGLLGPSMTNAIIAISAVTWTKYARLSRSMVLKIKKELYVEAAKLTGSKDKDILFKYILPNMVTLMLVTAISDIGALMLEISALSFLGFGAQPPIPEWGAMLNEGRTYLAKAPWLMLYPGMAIVIVVVVFNMLGDNIKDLIDIKEEDF, encoded by the coding sequence TTGAAAGTAGCAAAATTTACAAAAGGACATAAACAGTTATTATTTTTTCTTGTAATGGCAACAATTATTGTTTTAATTGCTATCTTTGCAAAACAAATAGCACCAAAAGATCCTTTACAGGCTGTTATGGATAAACCTTTACATAGTCCTGATAAAGTAAATTTATTGGGAACTGATATTTTAGGTAGAGATATTCTATCTCGTATTATCTATGGTACAAGATATTCTCTTTTTATGACATTAGCTCTAGTAGGGACTGTTTTTACTCTTGGAACTACTTTGGGTCTGTTAGCTGGATACTTTGGTGGAATTGTTGATACCCTTATAATGAGACTTGCTGATATGATGGTATCATTTCCAGGTATTATTCTTGCGATAGCAATTGCAGGTCTTTTAGGACCTAGTATGACAAATGCAATTATTGCAATCTCTGCTGTTACTTGGACTAAGTATGCAAGACTTTCAAGAAGTATGGTTTTAAAAATTAAAAAGGAACTATATGTTGAAGCTGCAAAACTTACTGGAAGTAAAGACAAGGATATTTTATTCAAATATATTTTACCTAATATGGTTACTCTTATGTTGGTAACTGCAATTTCAGATATAGGAGCATTAATGCTTGAAATATCTGCATTATCATTTTTAGGATTTGGAGCTCAACCTCCTATTCCAGAATGGGGAGCAATGCTAAATGAAGGAAGAACATATCTTGCAAAAGCTCCTTGGCTTATGCTTTATCCTGGAATGGCAATAGTTATAGTTGTGGTTGTATTTAATATGCTTGGAGATAATATAAAAGATTTAATTGATATTAAGGAAGAAGATTTTTAA
- the nikB gene encoding nickel ABC transporter permease: MVKNNFINRALQILVVLFGISFFTFSLTYLSPGDPAEIMLTECGNIPTPELLEQTRAELGLDKPFAEQYCRWAGHVVQGELGKSYSLRVPVIDKIKTAFMPTLKLSLLSLTFMIVISLPLGILAALKVNKWQDYFVRAISFTGLSIPSFWLGLIFLSIFGVILHWVTVSGGKADFKSMILPAFTLGFAMSAKYIRQVRHTVLEELNKDYVVGARMRGIKESTILVKHVLPNALIPLITLLGLSLGSLLGGTAVIEIIYNFPGMGNLAIKAISFRDYPLVQAYVLLIALIYLVINLIVDFSYKLLDKSVEGAN; encoded by the coding sequence ATGGTTAAAAATAATTTTATTAACAGAGCTTTACAAATTTTAGTTGTTCTTTTTGGAATAAGTTTTTTTACTTTTAGTTTAACTTACTTATCACCAGGTGACCCTGCTGAAATTATGCTGACAGAATGCGGAAATATCCCTACACCTGAATTACTCGAGCAAACAAGGGCAGAACTTGGTTTGGATAAACCCTTTGCTGAGCAATATTGTAGATGGGCAGGACATGTTGTACAAGGAGAGTTAGGAAAATCTTATTCTTTAAGAGTTCCTGTTATAGATAAAATAAAAACTGCTTTTATGCCAACATTAAAACTTTCTCTACTATCCCTTACATTTATGATAGTTATTTCTTTACCACTGGGTATTCTTGCTGCTTTAAAAGTTAATAAATGGCAAGATTATTTTGTAAGAGCAATTAGCTTTACTGGACTTTCTATTCCTAGTTTTTGGTTGGGATTAATATTTCTAAGTATTTTTGGTGTAATACTTCATTGGGTAACTGTTTCAGGTGGTAAAGCTGATTTTAAATCAATGATACTTCCTGCATTTACACTAGGATTTGCAATGTCTGCAAAATATATAAGACAGGTTAGACATACTGTTTTGGAAGAATTAAATAAAGATTATGTTGTTGGAGCTAGAATGAGAGGTATAAAAGAAAGTACTATACTTGTAAAACATGTGCTACCTAATGCTTTAATACCTTTAATTACTCTATTAGGTTTATCTCTTGGTAGTCTATTAGGTGGAACAGCTGTTATAGAAATAATTTATAACTTCCCTGGAATGGGAAATTTAGCTATAAAAGCTATATCTTTTAGAGATTATCCTTTAGTTCAAGCTTATGTACTTCTTATTGCACTTATTTATTTAGTTATAAACCTTATAGTAGATTTTTCATATAAACTATTGGATAAGAGCGTTGAGGGGGCAAATTAA